Proteins co-encoded in one Pristiophorus japonicus isolate sPriJap1 unplaced genomic scaffold, sPriJap1.hap1 HAP1_SCAFFOLD_335, whole genome shotgun sequence genomic window:
- the LOC139249989 gene encoding zinc finger protein 135-like gives MANAGPGSLESNAGPASSSPARGDGAEERRFKCSDCGKAFKLSTNLLLHRVTHTGEKQFKCSECGREFNHRSNLRRHQQTHGGEPGFKCRECGRAFRQLAGLRLHLRTHSGEALFACEACGKGFNHRSNLARHRHSHTGRRPFACASCGRAFASTSQLLSHHRTHTGERPFQCEECGRSFTQAGSLRRHQRAHAGERPFRCGQCGKGFGDAGQLRNHGRTHSGERPFLCTKCPKAFAQRSHLWKHQRAHSGERPFRCGECPKRFADTSRLLTHQRAHTGERPFRCGECPKRFADRSHLLAHARTHSGDRPFPCPDCHLGFGDSGSLSRHRRTHTGERPFPCPDCHKAFTQAGNLQRHRRSHSGAQPHPCTHCGKSFAQKRYLVAHQRVHAEK, from the coding sequence atggccAACGCAGGGCCCGGCAGCCTGGAGTCCAATGCCGGGCCGGCGTCCTCCAGCCCTGCCCGGGGAGACGGCGCGGAGGAGAGGCGCTTCAAATGCTCCGACTGCGGCAAGGCTTTCAAGCTGTCCACCAACCTGCTGCTCCATCGGGTGACCCACACGGGGGAGAAGCAGTTCAAGtgcagcgagtgcgggcgggagttCAACCACCGCTCCAACCTGCGGCGGCACCAGCAGACCCATGGTGGCGAGCCGGGATTCAAGTGCCGGGAGTGTGGCAGGGCCTTCCGCCAGCTGGCCGGGCTGCGGCTGCACCTGCGCACGCACTCGGGCGAGGCGCTCTTCGCCTGCGAGGCCTGCGGGAAGGGCTTCAACCACCGCTCCAACCTGGCCCGGCACCGCCACAGCCACACGGGGCGCCGCCCCTTCGCCTGCGCCAGCTGTGGCCGGGCCTTTGCCAGCACCAGCCAGCTGCTGAGCCACCACCGTACCCACACGGGGGAGCGGCCCTTCCAGTGCGAGGAGTGCGGCCGCTCCTTCACCCAGGCCGGGAGCCTGCGGCGTCACCAGCGGGCCCACGCGGGGGAGCGGCCCTTCCGCTGCGGGCAGTGCGGCAAGGGCTTCGGCGACGCCGGGCAGCTGCGCAACCACGGCCGCACGCACTCTGGGGAGCGGCCCTTCCTGTGCACAAAGTGCCCCAAGGCCTTCGCCCAGCGCTCCCACCTGTGGAAGCACCAGCGGGCGCACAGCGGAGAGCGGCCCTTTCGGTGCGGGGAGTGCCCCAAGCGCTTTGCCGACACCAGCCGGCTGCTGACCCACCAGCGCGCCCACACGGGGGAGCGGCCCTTCCGCTGCGGGGAGTGCCCCAAGCGCTTCGCCGACCGCAGCCACCTGCTGGCCCACGCCCGCACGCACAGCGGCGACAGGCCCTTCCCCTGCCCCGACTGCCACCTCGGCTTCGGCGACTCGGGCAGCCTGAGCAGGCACCGCCGTacccacaccggggagaggcccttCCCCTGCCCCGACTGCCACAAGGCCTTTACCCAGGCCGGGAATCTGCAGAGGCACCGGCGCAGCCACTCGGGGGCCCAGCCGCACCCCTGCACCCACTGCGGCAAGAGCTTCGCCCAGAAGCGTTACCTCGTCGCTCACCAGCGGGTTCACGCAGAGAAGTAG